The stretch of DNA GAAGATGCACAACGCCTGCTCCGCAACTGAAAAACACGCGCGCATGGACAGCCCTCCTCCCGAACAGACTGTTCGGCCCGGCAGCTTCCAGCGCGCATGGGGGGCTCCATGAGACAGGAGCGGGGCCCGGAGACCTACAGCATCAGTCTGAGCATAGCGAGCGGCTTCGAATTCGTCGAACTCGTGGAGAGGGTGACCGCGACGCTCGCCCGCCTCGCAGGATTCGATGAGGAGACGGCCATGTGGATCAGCATGGCCGTGCGCGAGGCCGTCATCAACGCCATCAAGCATGGCAACAAGGAGGACCGACAGAAGCGGGTCGAGATCCAATACGCCTTTAATCACGAGGGCCTCAGCATCCGCGTGCTTGACCAAGGAAGCGGTTTCGACCTCTCCCAGGTGCCCAATCCGCTGGACCCGGAGAACCTGTTGAAGCCAACCGGACGCGGCATCTTCTACATGAAGGCGTTCATGGATGAGGTGGACATCTGGTCATCGCCGGGCAGGGGAACGGTCGTCCGATTGCGGAAGAAGATGCGCTCGGAGAGTCCGTAGATGATCCGCATCGAGCATCGCACCATCGGAGATGTCCACATCCTGGACATCGAGGGACGCATCACGATCGGTGAAGGGACGCTTCAATTTCGCGAGGCCGTGCACCGCGTGCTCCAGCAAGGAGGGCGCAAGATCTTGCTTAATCTCGCTGGCGTCACGCACATGGATAGCTCGGGCATCGGAGAGCTGGTGAGCGCATATACGGCGGCGGGGAATCGCGGCGGCCGTCTGAAGCTCCTTCACGTTCCCCCACGCATCC from Blastocatellia bacterium encodes:
- a CDS encoding ATP-binding protein, whose protein sequence is MRQERGPETYSISLSIASGFEFVELVERVTATLARLAGFDEETAMWISMAVREAVINAIKHGNKEDRQKRVEIQYAFNHEGLSIRVLDQGSGFDLSQVPNPLDPENLLKPTGRGIFYMKAFMDEVDIWSSPGRGTVVRLRKKMRSESP
- a CDS encoding STAS domain-containing protein — protein: MIRIEHRTIGDVHILDIEGRITIGEGTLQFREAVHRVLQQGGRKILLNLAGVTHMDSSGIGELVSAYTAAGNRGGRLKLLHVPPRIREVLTITKLVAVFEAFDDEAVAVESFQ